The window TATTGGCGGTGTCGATGATGTCCTTGATCCCGACCGCGATGCCGCGCAGCGGGCCGGCGCCTTGCGCCTTCGCGGAGCTGTCGTGACGGACGAAGGCGTGGACGTCCTTCTCCCGCGCCTCGATCGCCGCGTGCGATTGCGCGATGGCGGCCTCGGGCGAAAGCTCTCCCGCTTCGATGCGGCGCTGGAGATCGGCGAGTGAGATCATGGCAATACCCTTCTTATTGGGATCGCTTTTAGCATCGCGACGAAGCCGCGCAAGCGCACGCCGCTGTTGCCCACGCCCTCAGGTTGTTCCATGCTGTGCCTGCAAGGAGCTGCCGTGGACGCCATCAATCCAAGTGTAGAGCTGACCGAAGCCGACAGGACCGACCGCCTGCGGCTGATCCGGTCCGACAATGTCGGGCCGCGCACTTTCCGGTCGCTGGTCGATCATTTCGGCACAGCGCGCGCTGCGCTGGAGCGGCTGCCGGATCTCGCACGCCGCGGCGGCGCGCAGCGATCGGCGCGCATCTGTAGCGCCGACCAGGCGAAAGCCGAGCTCGCCGCGAGCCGCAAGTTCGGCATCGCCTGGCTCGCGCCCGGCGAGGACGGTTATCCGGCGCGGCTGGCAACGCTTGACGATGCGCCGCCGCTGCTCGCCGTGCGCGGCGACAATGCAACGCTGATGCGGCCGTCATCTCCGGCCTCGCCCGCGGCGTCGACCAGGCCGCGCACCGCGCCAGCGTCGAGAGCGGCACCATCGCCGTGCTCGCCGGCGGACACGACTGCATCTATCCGCCGGAGCATGGCGATTTGCTCGCAGCGATCCTCGACCGCAAAGGTGCAGCGATCTCCGAGATGCCGCTCGGCCATGAGCCGCGCGCCCGCGACTTCCCCCGTCGCAACCGGCTGATCTCGGGCGCCGCGCTCGGAGTGGTCGTGGTCGAGGCGGCGCACCGCTCGGGCTCGCTGATCACCGCGCGCATGGCCGCCGAACAGGGCCGCGAAGTGTTCGCGGTGCCGGGCTCGCCGCTCGATCCGCGCGCCGCCGGCACCAATGATCTGATCAAGCAGGGCGCGACGCTGGTCACCGAAGCCGCCGACGTGGTCAACGCGGTCGCACCGATCATGGAGCGGCCGCTGATGCGCACCGCGAACGAGCCCGACAGCGAGCCGTTCGAAAGCGATCCGCAAGGACACGACCGCGATCAGATCACCGGCCTGCTCGGCCCTGCCCCCGTCACGATCGACGATCTCGTGCGGATGTCGGGCGCCTCGCCTGCCATCGTGCGCACCGTGCTCTTCGAGCTCGAGCTCGCCGGCCGGCTCGAACGCCACGGCGGTGGCTTGGTCTCGCTGCTTTAAGGAGTGGTCCGCTCGTCGAAGCGCGTGCGCGCCGAGGCGATCTGCTCCTGATGCGTGATCGCCCATTCGCCGAGTGCCCTCACCGGCTGCTGCAGTCCGCGGCCGAGATCGGTCAGCTCGTAATCCACGCGCGGCGGAATGGTCGGAAAGATCGTGCGCGTGACCAGGCCGTCACGCTCGAGCCCGCGCAGCGTCAGGGTCAGCATCCGCTGCGAAATGCCGTTGATCATGCGCTTGAGCTCGTTGAAGCGCTTCGGCCCGTCACTCAGCATCATGATGACGAACACGCTCCATTTGTCGCCGACGCGCGCGAGGATCGAGGCGACGCCGCGGCAGTCCGCATGGTTGGGATCCGGCCTTGGTGAGGCGGGCAAATCGATGTGCGCAGGTTTCAGGGATGTGCCCATGGCTCAAAAAGGTGCGTTCTTGCGGGGATTTCGATAGTCACTCATGTAGCTCTGGTTACAAACATATACTAGGGTGATCCCGAATGAAACTCCTCCACATGGACTCCAGCGTGCTCGGCCCCCACTCCGTTTCCCGGCAGGTCTCCGCCGCCATCGTCGATCGTCTCAGGCAGGCGATGCCGTCGCTCGACATCGTCTATCGCGACCTGACGCAGAGCCCGCTCGCCCATCTCTCCGGCTCGCATCTGGCGGCCGCGCAAGGCCGGCCCGCACCGGCGGAGCTCGGCCCCGACCTCGCCGCCAGCAAGGCCGCGCTGGACGAATTCCTTGCCGCCGAGATCGCCGTGATCGGCGCGCCCATGTACAATTTCACCATTCCCAGCCAGCTCAAGGCCTGGATCGA of the Bradyrhizobium sp. WSM1417 genome contains:
- a CDS encoding helix-turn-helix domain-containing protein, which encodes MGTSLKPAHIDLPASPRPDPNHADCRGVASILARVGDKWSVFVIMMLSDGPKRFNELKRMINGISQRMLTLTLRGLERDGLVTRTIFPTIPPRVDYELTDLGRGLQQPVRALGEWAITHQEQIASARTRFDERTTP
- a CDS encoding FMN-dependent NADH-azoreductase — translated: MKLLHMDSSVLGPHSVSRQVSAAIVDRLRQAMPSLDIVYRDLTQSPLAHLSGSHLAAAQGRPAPAELGPDLAASKAALDEFLAAEIAVIGAPMYNFTIPSQLKAWIDRVLVAGKTFSYGANGPQGLAGAKRVIFAISRGGYYGAGTPAASLEHLESYLRGVFGFMGIHHPEFISADGIQVGPEHREKSLASALQAATALRAA